In Panacibacter microcysteis, the genomic stretch TCCCGCCCTCTGCCTACGTTGTGTTTATCCATTGCATGGCTGAGAAAATAATAGCTGAATGCATTAAAGCGCTTGGCCAGTTTTTCTCCCTGGTAGCGTTGGTAGCTTTCTGCTTTAAAAATTTTGTGGTCTATGCTTTTTCCTTCTGTTGCTGTAGTAAAGCCCTGCTGGCTTTTAGAGTACGCTTCATAATGCCTGTAAGAGATCAGTGCAATACTGCGTGCAATCTTCATTCCTTCAAGCCCCGCATCTACCTGTTCTTCTTTCCATGTAGGATCGTTTTCTATGCACATGCGCTGAGATGCATTGAAGGCCACACCCCAGGGCGAGTGCTCTGCATTGGTGGCTATCGGAAAAATAAATTCAAACAGATCAGGGTTTTCTATGTTCCATTCCAGTAATTGCTGGCCGCCCATAGAACCACCGATGCCAATCCAGATTTTATCAATGCCTAGATAAGTTCTCAAATGTTCATAAGACCTTATCATGTCCCTCGTTGTAAAAAAAGGAAAATCATGATAATACGTTTTGTCTGTAAGCGGGTCGGTATCAAGCGGGGCAATGCTGCCGTAGCAACTGCCGGGCATATTTACACAAACAATAAAATGTTTGGACGGGTCAAACAATTTTGTTTCGCCCACCAGGCCAGACCACCATTCTGCAGGGTTGCTGTTGGCTGTAAGCGCGTGGAATATCCATACCACATTGCTCTTAGACGCATTAAGTGCTCCCAGCGTAGTATAGGCCAGGTGAAAGCCGGGGATTGTTCTGCCGCTCTCAAGTGTAAATGAATTGTTGTAATAAAATATTTCCGGTTGCAAAGATTTTTTTGTTTGGTACTTAACTGTATTACTACTATTGGGCTCCTGTTGTGTCACTCACTTCAACGTTCTGGTCATTATGCTGCAAGGGGCACAACCTTGTTTACCGGCAGCCACCTTGTAATGGATGTATCAGTTCCGGGCTAAGGCCCGAAACTGATAATATTTAGTTCATTCAATTACTTTGAACAAAGTTCGAACCGCTGTTGCTGCATAAAGTGCCAGGCGTACAAGAGTGCGACGCAACGAAAGCTATATGCCTGCACTTTAGCCTGGCTCATAAAACATACTTAATTCAGCGCAAACTGTGGTGTACTCACTTTTTGAAAAGCCTGTTCAAAGTCTGCTTTTATATCTTCAATGTGTTCTATACCCACACTTACACGTACCTGGTTTGGTAATACGCCGCTTGCTTTCTGTTCTTCTTCGCTCAGTTGTTCGTGTGTGGTAGACGCGGGGTGAATGACCAATGTTTTTGCATCGCCCACATTTGCCAGGTGGCTGGCAAGTTTAAGTTCATCAATCAGCCTTGCTGCTTTTTCTTTGCCGCCTTTTATACCAAACTGCAGTACACCGCCAAAGCCGTTGGTAAGGTATTTTTTGGCCTCTGTATAGTAAGGGCTGCTTTCCAGGCCCGGGTACCAAACATATTCAACAGCAGGATGTTGTTCCAGCCACTGAGCCAAAGCCAGTGCATTTTGTGCGTGGCGTTCTGCACGCAGCGATAACGTTTCCACGCCCTGCAGCAGCAGGAAGGAGTTGAATGGTGAAAGTGCTGCACCAAAGTCGCGCAGCCCTTCTACACGTGCACGAATAGCAAATGCAATGTTTGGTAGCCCTAACGGGTTGCCTTCACCAAACACATCCCAGAATTTCAAACCATGATATCCTTCTGATGGTTCGGTAAACTGTGGAAACTTGCCATTGTTCCATTTGTAGGTACCCGCATCTACAATCACCCCGCCAATGCTGGTACCATGGCCGCCAATCCATTTTGTGGCAGATTCCACAACAATATCAGCACCCCATTCAATGGGTTTGAAATAATAGCCACCGGCGCCAAAAGTATTGTCTACAATAAGCGGCAGGTCGTATTCTTTGGCAAGCGCTGCAAACTTTTCAAAATCCGGAATGTTGAGCCGTGGATTACCGATCGTTTCCAGGTAAATAGCTTTTGTATTTTTATCAATGTGCGGTACGAAGCTTTCTACATGATCTCCATCTGCAAAACGTGCTTCAATGCCCAGTCTTTTAAAGGAGACTTTAAACTGGTTATAAGTGCCGCCATATAAATAAGAGGTTGAAACAAAGTTGTCGCCCGCCTGCAGTATGTTGTTGAGGGCAAGAAATTGTGCTGCCTGCCCGCTGCCTGTTGCCAGCGCAGCCACACCACCTTCCAAAGCAGCAATGCGCTGCTCAAAAACATCAGTGGTAGGGTTCATAATACGTGTGTAAATGTTGCCAAATTGTTTCAGTCCAAAAAGATTGGCAGCATGTTCTGCATTATCAAAACCATAAGATGTAGTTTGATAAATAGGTACTGCACGGGATTTTGTGGTAGGATCAATCTGCTGACCTGCGTGCAGTTGCAATGTTTCGAAATGTTGCTTGCTCATGATAATTTGTTTTGTGCCGCTGTACGGCGTTTAAAAAATGTTTTTGTAATTCCTTAATCAAAACTTACCAGAGATCAGAACAATCGGCGGGCTTTGTTTGCAGCAAATAAAAAAGCCCATCCGAGAGTCAGATGAGCTTAATATGTTTAGCGTTTGTACGCAATCAATCAAACTTTACTCTGACTTATCTCTGCCCGCAACGCGGGCCGGAGTTGGCACCTTCTTACAAGTGAGTAGCTTGTAAGGGTTGCCAAGGCTTCATCGGGCCTAATCCCTCTGCCTTTCTTGATAAGTATTTAAAGAACTGTCGCAAAGGTAAATGCCCTGTTCTTAAACTGCCAAATTTTTTTCTTAAATGAATTAAGTGGCTTTTAATCCGAATGTCTTTTTGGTACAGGATTTTAATATATGAGTAAATATTTGCATGATACTTTTGTGCCAGTAATTCGTACCAGGAATCATAAACCTTTTAAAGATGTACCTTATGAAAAAGAATTGGCTTTTAATGGCATTGCTGTTTGCATGTTCATTCGTTAACCAACTGCATGCCCAGTCTTCCGAAAAAGATTCACTAAACATTACCAACAGGCTGTACGATGACAGGCCGCTTGTAAATCCTACATCCAACGAGTTTTCTATTACAGAAGGTTTTAGTATTTATCCATATGTAGTAAAAGACGAGCTAAAAATTTTTGGGTTAGATCCCGCTGTTAAAACGCATATCACCGTTACGGCGGTATACGGCAAAGTGATATTCGAAAGCCGCTCTTCCGGCGAAGAAGCCTACACGGCCAACGTAAGCAGGATATTGCCTGGCGCATACTATGTAACCATAAAAGAGAAAAAGAAAACGGTAATGCTAAAGTTCCTCAAGCAATAAATTTTATAGCATTTTTATCTGAAAGCACAACCCAATGTTGTGCTTTTTTTATGTTGTGTAGCCGGCAATAGTAACACTTCTCAGCTTTGGTTGTGTCACTCACTTGTACTGTATAACAATGTGCATCTGCAGGCTGCGGGCTTTGCCGGTTGCATCTTTATTCAACTGTCACAGGCACATACTTGCGAAAAGTTCCTCACATCAATTGCCGCACTGCATATTCATTGCTATGCGCCTATGTATTACACTAACAAATGTTATCTTCGCTGCTTCAAATTATAAAAGCTATATGAAAGAAGTTGTAATTGTTTCCGCTGTACGCACTCCCATGGGCAGTTTCGGCGGCAGTTTGAAAGATATATCAGCAACAAAGCTTGGTGCTGTGGCCATTAAAGCAGCAGTAGAAAAAGCAGGAATACAACCAGGCCAGGTACAGGATGTTTTAATGGGTTGTGTAATACAGGCAAACCTTGGGCAGGCACCTGCCAGGCAGGCTGCAAAATTTGCAGGCTTACCCAATGAAGTGAATTGCACCACGATCAATAAAGTTTGTGCCAGCGGTATGAAAGCAATTGCACAGGCAGCGCAAAGTATTGCTTTGGGTGATGCAGATATAGTAGTTGCAGGCGGAATGGAGAATATGAGCAGCGTGCCCTTTTATGTAGAAAATATGCGGTGGGGTAATAAATATGGTAACGCTGCTATGATCGACGGACTTGCAAAAGACGGCCTTACAGATGTATACGATGGAAAAGCCATGGGTAATGCTGCAGAGCTTTGTGCAAAAGAATGTGGCATAACCCGCGAAGACCAGGATGGTTTTGCAGTAGAAAGTTATAAACGCAGCCAGGCTGCTTGGGAGAGTGGTAAGTTTGATAATGAAGTGGTGCCTGTAGAAATACCACAACGCAAAGGGAACCCTGTTATCTTTGCAAGAGATGAAGAACCGTTTAATGTAAAGTTTGACAAGATACCGACGCTTAACCCGGCGTTTCAAAAAGATGGAACTGTTACCGCGGCAAATGCAAGCACCATGAATGATGGTGCGGCTGCACTGGTGCTGATGAGCAAAGAAAAAGCAGCAGAACTGGGGTTAAAGCCTATTGCAAAAATCAAAGCTTACGCTGATGCGGAGCAGGCACCGGAGTGGTTTACCACAACACCGTCATTGGCGGTTCCTAAAGCAGTAGAAAAAGCTGGTTTGCAAATGAGTGATATTGATTTCTGGGAACTAAATGAAGCGTTTAGCGTGGTTGGTATAGAAAATACACGCCGCATGCAACTAGACCCGGCAAAAGTTAATGTGCATGGCGGGGCAGTTGCTTTAGGCCACCCATTGGGTTGCAGTGGCGCAAGAATTATTGTAACGCTTATTAACGTGCTGAAAGCAAACAATGCTAAATATGGCGCGGCCGGTATTTGTAATGGTGGTGGTGGCGCCAGTGCTATGGTAATTGAAAATATATAATCATTTGCAGTATAACCTGCAATACGATTGCGTTGTTACCCGGTAGTATTCACGAAGAGCAAAACAAAACGTTTTGCTCTTTTTTATACCATCACTTTTATAACTACTTTTTTGACTGTTGCCGGCGTGGCTACTTTCACGCAGGGCATGTGCAGGTCAGTAGGATAAAAGATCATAAAATTACCTGCAGACAAAGGCGCGAAGCATACCGGTGGATCGCTTACTTCGAGGAAGTCTTTTGTTGCATCGTATGGTAATGCAATTTTTTGGTTGTCAAAGAATGCCAGGCCAACCAATTCTTCGCCCTCGATCATGTATTGTATGTCAATGTACTTCCTGTGTGCTTCCATGTGCAATGCAGTAGCATCTGAAGTTTCGTATTGCTGCACAATGGCGAAAAGTTTATCTCCTTCGATTTCGTATTTACCTGGTTCAATGTTTGTGTTTTTTGCGGCGTTCAACCAATCAAATGCTTTTGAAAACAACGGATGCAGTATACTGAATTTATGGGCGTGCTGAAGATTTTCACTTATCATTTTTATGCTTTTAGAAGATGGCTGTTGCTAACATGCGCTGTTACACCCGGGGCTGCTGAGACATGCAATACAGTACAAGAGTGCGACGCAACAGGCGCTTCATACATGTACAAATGCCGGGTAAATAAAATTTAGTAATGTAAATTATAGAGGTATTCAACATCCTCTTTACGGCACAATTCTGTACCATGATTCATTGTTGCTGCGGAGCCACACATTACACCATACTTTACGGCCTCTTGTAATGACCTGCCCGCTGCAATGCTGTAGACAATACCTGCAACCATACTATCGCCTGCGCCAACAGTACTTTTTCTTTTAACTACGGGTGCAGCTATTCTTTCTGTAATGTCTTTGGTAACAAGCATAGCACCTGCTGCACCCATAGAGATAACGATTATCTCAACTTTTCCTGTAGCGATAACTTTTTTTGCGGCTTCAACAGCGGTATCGGCATTCAATTCTTCATAGCCGGCAAATGCACTAAGTTCGCCAAGGTTTGGTTTCCACAAGTACATGCCTTCATCCAGTGCATGCTTAATAGCCTCGCCTGATGTGTCAACAATATATTTTGTGTTTGTATTCTTTACCGTTTTGCCGAGCCTGGCATAGAAGTCTGCACTTACACCCGGAGGCAGGCTGCCGCTTGCAATGACAAAATCTGCATTGATGCCGGCTACTGCTTTAATGCATTCGTCGAGTTCGTGCTGAGCTATATGCGGGCCTGGCATTCCAAAGCGAAACTGATTGCCTGAAGATGTTTCGTACACAATAAAATTTTCTCTTGTAAAATCTTTTATAGGTATGATAACCGGCTCAATTTTTTCTGCCCGCAGCAGGTCATGCAACATTATAGAAGCAGGACCACCGCCGAGATAAACCGGCGTTGATAAACCGCCAAGTTTTTGTATTGCACGACTGATATTAATACCACCGCCACCGGGTTCAAACTTTGGTGTGGCACAGCGTAGTTTTTTTTCCGGTACCAGCCTGTCTATACTGCTGCTTTTGTCGATGCAGGGATTAATGGTAATAGTAACTATAGATGCCATGGTTATTTTTTTCAGCTTCAATGATAGGAAATATAGTTTGACCAGCTATACGTTTTTTTCTTTTTTGCGATGATGTATTTGTAAGTGATTTTAGAAGAATAAAATTTTATATAGCCTTTACTTTTTCTGTATTTTTATAATGATCTTTAAGTGATAAGCATAACAGCGTATAAGCCTCCAACGGTACGTAATTATTAACCAGGCTACAAAAAGACCGGCTGACCAATGGGTTTACAGGAACAAATTAATGCCTTAGACAAAGGACGTTTCAGTGAGTTGTTGGAGCATTTAAAAAAAAGAGCGGTATTTCTTCTTGACCAAAGTGGTAACATTCTTAGTGCTAATAAGGATGCTGAGCATCTTATGGGCTGTGCCATGCAGGATTTGTATGGGCTGACTTTTTTTGTATTATATGATATTGCGGGTGTTAAGCGGGATGATTATCTGAACGCAATGCGCATTGCTGCGGAAACAGGCAACTTTATTAAAGAAGATACCTGTATGAAGCAGGGAGAAAAGTATCACCTGGTAACGCATCTTTTGTCCCTTCCCGACCTGCAAGGCGAACCCCAACATTACTCGCTTGTGTTAACGGTTATGCCGCAACGCTCCAACCAAATTACCAATGCGCTACACCTTGCGGGACTTGTAGAAAGAACAACCGATCCAATTTTCTCTACGGATATTGATTTCAATATTACCAGCTGGAATAGTGCGGCTGAAAAGATCTATGGTTATAAAAAAAGCGAGGCAATCGGAAAACAACTCAAGGCTATCTTAAGACCACAAATGGATGAAGAAGCTTTTAAAGAGATTGATAATAGTATGAAAGAAAAAGGCTTCTGGCTTGGGGAAGCCGCGCACCTTTCAAAAGAAAGTGTGCCGATCGATGTTGAAGAATCAATTTCATTTACAAAAGATGGTAGTGGAAATGTAGACGGCTTTGTGTGGGTATGCCGCGATATAACTGCCATTAAGAAAAGTGAGCATGAAAAGCTAAAGCTTTTAAAGCTGCTAGAGAACACGACTGATGGCATGTATACGGCTACGAAAGATAACCTGATTACAAGCTGGAACCATGCAGCAGAGCGGATGTATGGCTACAAGGCTGCTGAGGTAATTGGTAAAAGGCTGGACGAAGTGCTGCAGCCACAGATACAGTCAGATATGTTGTCGCTGATAAGGGGTATTATACAAAAGACGGGCCGCTGGAAGGGGGAGGTAGTGCACAAGAAAAAAGACGGCAACCTTATTCCTGTGCTCATATCTGTAAACGTGGTGCATGAAAATGATGGGGAAATAAGTGAATTTCTTTGCGTATGTACAGATATTACTGAAGTGAAGCAAAGCCAGGAAGCACTTGGAAAAATGCAGGAAGCCATTACCAGGCTGACACAGGAAAAATTGGATAAAAGCCTGCGCGAAATAAAAGATTACCGGTATGCACTG encodes the following:
- a CDS encoding T9SS type A sorting domain-containing protein; protein product: MKKNWLLMALLFACSFVNQLHAQSSEKDSLNITNRLYDDRPLVNPTSNEFSITEGFSIYPYVVKDELKIFGLDPAVKTHITVTAVYGKVIFESRSSGEEAYTANVSRILPGAYYVTIKEKKKTVMLKFLKQ
- a CDS encoding homoserine O-acetyltransferase family protein, with the protein product MQPEIFYYNNSFTLESGRTIPGFHLAYTTLGALNASKSNVVWIFHALTANSNPAEWWSGLVGETKLFDPSKHFIVCVNMPGSCYGSIAPLDTDPLTDKTYYHDFPFFTTRDMIRSYEHLRTYLGIDKIWIGIGGSMGGQQLLEWNIENPDLFEFIFPIATNAEHSPWGVAFNASQRMCIENDPTWKEEQVDAGLEGMKIARSIALISYRHYEAYSKSQQGFTTATEGKSIDHKIFKAESYQRYQGEKLAKRFNAFSYYFLSHAMDKHNVGRGRDSVRAALQSIKAKTLVISISSDVLFPTSEQELLAAYIPNAKLAVIDSYYGHDGFLLEFETIESLVKDFINTSYRQPVTGNQ
- a CDS encoding YhcH/YjgK/YiaL family protein codes for the protein MISENLQHAHKFSILHPLFSKAFDWLNAAKNTNIEPGKYEIEGDKLFAIVQQYETSDATALHMEAHRKYIDIQYMIEGEELVGLAFFDNQKIALPYDATKDFLEVSDPPVCFAPLSAGNFMIFYPTDLHMPCVKVATPATVKKVVIKVMV
- a CDS encoding 1-phosphofructokinase family hexose kinase, with the translated sequence MASIVTITINPCIDKSSSIDRLVPEKKLRCATPKFEPGGGGINISRAIQKLGGLSTPVYLGGGPASIMLHDLLRAEKIEPVIIPIKDFTRENFIVYETSSGNQFRFGMPGPHIAQHELDECIKAVAGINADFVIASGSLPPGVSADFYARLGKTVKNTNTKYIVDTSGEAIKHALDEGMYLWKPNLGELSAFAGYEELNADTAVEAAKKVIATGKVEIIVISMGAAGAMLVTKDITERIAAPVVKRKSTVGAGDSMVAGIVYSIAAGRSLQEAVKYGVMCGSAATMNHGTELCRKEDVEYLYNLHY
- a CDS encoding O-acetylhomoserine aminocarboxypropyltransferase/cysteine synthase family protein — its product is MSKQHFETLQLHAGQQIDPTTKSRAVPIYQTTSYGFDNAEHAANLFGLKQFGNIYTRIMNPTTDVFEQRIAALEGGVAALATGSGQAAQFLALNNILQAGDNFVSTSYLYGGTYNQFKVSFKRLGIEARFADGDHVESFVPHIDKNTKAIYLETIGNPRLNIPDFEKFAALAKEYDLPLIVDNTFGAGGYYFKPIEWGADIVVESATKWIGGHGTSIGGVIVDAGTYKWNNGKFPQFTEPSEGYHGLKFWDVFGEGNPLGLPNIAFAIRARVEGLRDFGAALSPFNSFLLLQGVETLSLRAERHAQNALALAQWLEQHPAVEYVWYPGLESSPYYTEAKKYLTNGFGGVLQFGIKGGKEKAARLIDELKLASHLANVGDAKTLVIHPASTTHEQLSEEEQKASGVLPNQVRVSVGIEHIEDIKADFEQAFQKVSTPQFALN
- a CDS encoding acetyl-CoA C-acyltransferase, whose amino-acid sequence is MKEVVIVSAVRTPMGSFGGSLKDISATKLGAVAIKAAVEKAGIQPGQVQDVLMGCVIQANLGQAPARQAAKFAGLPNEVNCTTINKVCASGMKAIAQAAQSIALGDADIVVAGGMENMSSVPFYVENMRWGNKYGNAAMIDGLAKDGLTDVYDGKAMGNAAELCAKECGITREDQDGFAVESYKRSQAAWESGKFDNEVVPVEIPQRKGNPVIFARDEEPFNVKFDKIPTLNPAFQKDGTVTAANASTMNDGAAALVLMSKEKAAELGLKPIAKIKAYADAEQAPEWFTTTPSLAVPKAVEKAGLQMSDIDFWELNEAFSVVGIENTRRMQLDPAKVNVHGGAVALGHPLGCSGARIIVTLINVLKANNAKYGAAGICNGGGGASAMVIENI